From a single Scomber japonicus isolate fScoJap1 chromosome 12, fScoJap1.pri, whole genome shotgun sequence genomic region:
- the depdc5 gene encoding GATOR complex protein DEPDC5 isoform X5, with product MKTNKSYKLVLHKKGFGGSDDELVVNAKVFPQVSIRDIIEIAHPTDEYSPLLLQVKSLKEDLQKETISVDQTVAQAFKLRAYQDVIVNIVDPKDVTLDLVELTFKDQYIGRGDMWRLKKSLVSTCAYVTQKVEFAGIRAQASELWVKGEKVTCGYISEDTRVVFRSTSAMVYIFIQMSCEMWDFDIYGDLYFEKAVNGFLSDLFAKWKEKNCSHEVTVVLFSRTFYSAKTLDEFPEILRASIRQDHEGRFYEDFYRVVAQNERRDEWTSLLITIKKLFIQYPVLVRLKEADGFPIGYNSTSAQGNYLEAINLSFNVFDKHYINRNFDRTGQMSVVITPGVGVFEVDRLLMILTKQRMIDNGIGVDLVCMGEQPLHAVPLFKLHNRTTPGDSRVGDDYNLPHWINHSFYTSKSQNSFSSFTPRIKLAGRKLQAEKFKSSKDHSLCSPKDSDNSLPIQVDYDAYDAQVFRLPGPSRIQRSTNFRMVRDKETSGRKSWGSVDVSTGIGASPPVRSGAPDEQRSLASDDSLGPVSNMLLIPRMPTAQYEVSSSLGYTSTRELLEKMMDSQRDSSAPGRFTVGSAESTLHIRPGGYTPQRALINPFTPSRMPMKLTSNRRRWMHTFPVGPSGEAIQIHHQTRQNMAELQGSQQRDPAHTSAELLELAYHEATGRRTTSRQMAENGLYIGGGGMEEFTGSPRSNNSGTLTHRGSSFEDVSVGGADPTLLLSAPPTVPSFCCTVGVDWKSLTTPACLPLTTDYFPDRQTLQNDYTEGCYDLLPHSDLERREDEGPVMNATQVFEEFICQRLMQGYQIIVQPNNRKPQPAVATPLGSSPLYSRGLVSLRRAEEEETVYWLSMGRTFHKVCLKDKIITVTRYLPKYPYESAQIQYSYSLCPPHSDAQFVSCWVEFGHERLEEYKWNYLDQYICSAGSEDFSLIDSLKFWRTRFLLLPAGGARRVADGEGHWDVYGEGASTGMSGSGEVLLDGFIRFLEGLNRIRRRHRSDRIIRKGTPMKGLQVTSPLPQYPPEPVAPPQGKKGTSALSALLEMEQNQKTLEEQQQQQQQQVKPSAVISDLSSVATAPSYVDSPRKDAAFILDFIRSPRSSYIYHSQVSNELPAEASEAADKGVQGGVTAGAAAQSAGETAASSSTDASGQSAAGALSLSSSSTLMEILEAIKHPTTGVQLLPEQKGLPLNCFISAEVVHWLVNNVEGVATQGMAVDVMQKMLDEGLVTHASGDAMRTFVYGFYFYRIAGEKDVPSSQLPPSATGGWSTAALEDFALFQRKWFEVAFVVEERRPCDLPAFLLPWLPSRPASYASRHSSFSRSFGGRSQAAALLAATVPEQKTVTLDVDVNNRSDRTEWCSCYYHGNFSLNAAFEIKLHWMAVTAAVLFEMVQGWHRKAASCGFLLVPVLEVPFALTSYLYGDPLRAQLFIPLNIHCLLKNSSDNLFEGFEPETYWDRMQLFQEAILYRFGFVHDKFSASSFNFPSDNKPQYIHVTGTVFLQLPYSKRKYSGQRRRRNSTTSNSQGPFGGEERAGYYWAYNTMLTKAWRTGVLGDERLADRLLRDFSDFCSNKDNRLLNFWDSCQEKMNASAP from the exons AGCTCAGGCCAGTGAACTCTGGGTGAAGGGAGAGAAAGTGACGTGTGGTTACATCAGTGAAGACACCAGG GTGGTGTTCAGATCCACATCTGCAATGGTGTACATCTTCATCCAAATGAGCTGTGAGATGTGGGACTTTGACATCTATG GTGACCTCTACTTTGAGAAGGCTGTGAATGGTTTCCTGTCAGATCTTTTTGCCAAATGGAAG GAGAAGAACTGCAGTCATGAAGTGACAGTGGTACTCTTCTCACGTACGTTCTACAGCGCTAAAACATTAG aCGAATTTCCCGAAATTCTCAGAGCGTCCATCAGACAGGACCACGAAGGACGTTTTTATGAAGACTTCTACAG GGTGGTGGCTCAGAATGAGAGACGAGATGAGTGGACATCATTACTGATCACCATCAAGAAGCTCTTCATCCAGTATCCTGTCCTGGTGCGGCTGAAAGAAGCAG ATGGTTTTCCTATCGGTTATAACTCCACTTCTGCTCAAGGAAACTACCTGGAGGCTATTAACCTTTCTTTCAATG TGTTCGACAAGCACTACATCAACCGTAACTTTGACCGCACTGGCCAAATGTCAGTAGTCATCACACCCGGGGTGGGAGTGTTCGAAGTGGACCGTCTGCTTATGATTCTCACTAAACAGCGTATGATTGATAACG GTATTGGTGTAGACTTGGTGTGTATGGGAGAGCAGCCATTGCACGCAGTACCATTATTCAAG CTCCACAATAGGACGACACCCGGAGATTCTCGCGTGGGAGACGACTACAACCTCCCTCACTGGATCAACCACAG CTTCTACACTTCCAAAAGTCAAAACTCTTTCAGTTCCTTCACCCCTCGAATCAAACTGGCTGGCCGTAAG cttcaaGCTGAAAAATTCAAGAGCAGCAAAGACCACA GTCTCTGTTCACCAAAGGACTCAGACAACAGCCTGCCGATACAAGTGGACTACGATGCCTACGATGCTCAGGTGTTCAGGCTTCCCGGTCCCTCAAGAATTCAGAGAAGCACCAACTTCAG GATGGTTCGAGACAAAGAGACAAGCGGGAGAAAAAGCTGGGGCTCGGTGGACGTCAGCACAGGCATTGGTGCGTCCCCTCCTGTTCGCTCCGGAGCTCCTGATGAGCAGCGTAGCCTGGCCTCTGATGATAGTCTGGGCCCCGTGTCCAACATGCTGCTGATACCCAGGATGCCCACTGCCCAATATGAAGTCAGCAGTTCTCTGGGATACACGAGCACCAGAG AGCTGTTGGAGAAGATGATGGACTCTCAGCGGGACTCCAGCGCCCCAGGAAGGTTCACGGTGGGAAGCGCTGAGTCAACCCTGCACATCCGGCCAGGAGGTTACACCCCTCAGAGAGCACTCATAAACCCCTTCACTCCATCCAGGATGCCCATGAAGCTCACCTCAAACCGCCGGCGCTGGATGCACACCTTCCCTGTCG GTCCTTCTGGAGAGGCTATTCAAATCCATCACCAGACCAGACAGAACATGGCTGAACTGCAGGGCAGCCAGCAGAGAGACCCTGCCCACACCTCCGCCGAGCTGCTGGAGCTGGCCTATCATGAAGCCACCGGAAG GCGAACAACCTCACGGCAAATGGCAGAGAATGGCCTTTACATTGGtggtggagggatggaagagTTCACTGGAAGTCCGAGGAGCAACAATAGTG GAACTCTGACCCACCGCGGCTCCTCATTCGAAGACGTCTCCGTCGGTGGCGCCGATCCAA ccctgctgctgtctgcacccCCGACAGTGCCCAGCTTCTGCTGCACAGTTGGGGTGGACTGGAAGTCCCTGACCACACCAGCCTGCCTGCCCCTCACCACCGACTACTTCCCCGACCGGCAGACGCTACAGAACGACTACACCGAAGGCTGCTACGACCTGCTGCCACACAGCGACCTGGAGAG gCGTGAAGATGAAGGTCCAGTGATGAATGCCACTCAGGTGTTTGAGGAGTTTATCTGTCAGAGGTTGATGCAGGGCTACCAGATCATCGTCCAGCCAAATAACAGGAAACCACAACCGGCTGTGGCCACACCACTGGGCAGCAGCCCTCTTTACTCCAGAG GTCTGGTGTCTCTTCGtcgagcagaggaagaggagacagttTACTGGCTCAGTATGGGCCGCACCTTCCATAAAGTTTGCCTTAAAGACAAGATCATCACTGTTACTCGCTACCTGCCAAA gTACCCGTATGAGTCGGCTCAGATCCAGTACAGCTACAGTCTGTGTCCTCCACATTCTGATGCTCAGTTTGTCTCTTGCTGGGTGGAGTTTGGCCACGAGAGACTGGAGGAATACAAGTGGAACTACCTGGACCAGTACATCTGCTCTGCTGGCTCTGAGGActtcag TTTGATCGACTCTCTGAAGTTCTGGAGGACTCGTTTCCTCTTGCTGCCGGCTGGAGGGGCTCGGCGTGTGGCGGATGGGGAGGGGCACTGGGATGTTTACGGAGAGGGAGCAAGCACTGGAATGAGTGGCAGCGGAGAGGTGCTGCTGGATGGCTTCATCCGCTTCCTGGAGGGCCTGAACCGCATACGACGGAGGCATCGCTCCGACAGGATCATCAGA AAGGGCACACCGATGAAAGGACTGCAGGTCACCAGTCCTCTCCCTCAGTATCCTCCAGAGCCTGTAGCGCCCCCGCAAGGCAAGAAAGGCACCTCAGCTTTATCAGCCCTGCTGGAGATGGAGCAGAACCAGAA GACactggaggagcagcagcagcagcagcagcagcaggtgaagcCCTCAGCAGTCATCAGCGACCTGTCAAGTGTTGCCACGGCTCCGTCATACGTAGACAGTCCACGCAAG GACGCTGCctttattttggattttatacGTAGCCCTCGCTCCTCCTACATCTATCACTCTCAGGTCAGTAATGAG CTGCCTGCTGAAGCCAGTGAGGCTGCAGATAAAGGAGTCCAGGGAGGAGTgacagctggagcagcagcacagtctgcaggagagactgcagccagcagcagcacagacgCCAG tggtcagtctgcagcaggagctctttctctgtcctcttcctcaACACTGATGGAGATCTTGGAGGCCATCAAACATCCCAC GACAGGTGTACAGCTGCTTCCAGAGCAGAAGGGTCTGCCTCTCAACTGCTTCATCAGCGCTGAGGTCGTTCACTGGCTGGTCAACAACGTGGAAGGCGTGGCCACACAGGGCATGGCTGTGGATGTCATGCAG aAGATGCTGGATGAAGGTTTGGTGACCCATGCCTCCGGTGACGCCATGCGCACCTTCGTCTACGGGTTCTACTTCTACAGGATagcaggagagaaggatg tccCCTCCTCACAGCTCCCCCCCTCTGCTACCGGTGGCTGGTCAACCGCAGCTCTGGAGGACTTCGCCCTGTTCCAGAGGAAGTGGTTCGAGGTGGCCTTCGTGGTGGAGGAGAGGCGACCCTGCGACCTCCCGGCCTTCCTCCTGCCCTGGCTGCCCAGCCGGCCGGCCTCCTACGCAAGTAGGCACAGCTCCTTCAGCCGCAGCTTTGGAGGACGCAGCCAGGCCGCCGCACTGCTAG CTGCTACAGTCCCCGAGCAGAAGACGGTCACTCTGGACGTGGACGTGAACAACCGCAGCGACCGGACCGAGTGGTGCAGCTGTTATTACCATGGCAACTTCTCCCTCAACGCCGCCTTCGAGATCAAGCTGCACTGGATGGCCGTCACTGCTGCGGTGCTCTTTGAGATG GTTCAAGGCTGGCACAGGAAAGCAGCATCCTGCGGCTTCCTGTTGGTCCCCGTGCTGGAGGTTCCCTTCGCACTGACGTCTTACCTGTACGGAGATCCTCTTAGAGCCCAACTCTTCATCCCTCTGAACATCCACTGCCTGCTGAAGAACAGCAGTGACAACCTGTTTGAAG GTTTTGAACCAGAGACGTACTGGGACAGGATGCAGCTATTTCAAGAAGCCATACTCTACAG ATTTGGCTTTGTGCACGACAagttttctgcttcttcttttaattTCCCCTCTGATAATAAACCTCAGTACATCCACGTTACAG GCACCGTCTTCCTGCAGCTGCCGTACTCCAAGAGGAAATACAGCGGGCAGCGACGGCGGAGGAACTCCACCACCTCCAACAGCCAGGGGCCAtttggaggggaggagagggccGGATACTACTGGGCCTACAACACCATGCTGACCAAAGCGTGGAGGACGGGCGTGCTGGGAGACGAGAGGCTGGCCGACCGCCTGCTCAGAGACTTCAGCGACTTCTGCTCCAACAAGGACAACAGACTGCTGAACTTTTGGGACAGCTGTCAGGAGAAGATGAACGCTAGCGCCCCCTAA
- the depdc5 gene encoding GATOR complex protein DEPDC5 isoform X3 codes for MKTNKSYKLVLHKKGFGGSDDELVVNAKVFPQVSIRDIIEIAHPTDEYSPLLLQVKSLKEDLQKETISVDQTVAQAFKLRAYQDVIVNIVDPKDVTLDLVELTFKDQYIGRGDMWRLKKSLVSTCAYVTQKVEFAGIRAQASELWVKGEKVTCGYISEDTRVVFRSTSAMVYIFIQMSCEMWDFDIYGDLYFEKAVNGFLSDLFAKWKEKNCSHEVTVVLFSRTFYSAKTLDEFPEILRASIRQDHEGRFYEDFYRVVAQNERRDEWTSLLITIKKLFIQYPVLVRLKEADGFPIGYNSTSAQGNYLEAINLSFNVFDKHYINRNFDRTGQMSVVITPGVGVFEVDRLLMILTKQRMIDNGIGVDLVCMGEQPLHAVPLFKLHNRTTPGDSRVGDDYNLPHWINHSFYTSKSQNSFSSFTPRIKLAGRKLQAEKFKSSKDHSLCSPKDSDNSLPIQVDYDAYDAQVFRLPGPSRIQRSTNFRMVRDKETSGRKSWGSVDVSTGIGASPPVRSGAPDEQRSLASDDSLGPVSNMLLIPRMPTAQYEVSSSLGYTSTRELLEKMMDSQRDSSAPGRFTVGSAESTLHIRPGGYTPQRALINPFTPSRMPMKLTSNRRRWMHTFPVGPSGEAIQIHHQTRQNMAELQGSQQRDPAHTSAELLELAYHEATGRRTTSRQMAENGLYIGGGGMEEFTGSPRSNNSGTLTHRGSSFEDVSVGGADPMPSFCCTVGVDWKSLTTPACLPLTTDYFPDRQTLQNDYTEGCYDLLPHSDLERREDEGPVMNATQVFEEFICQRLMQGYQIIVQPNNRKPQPAVATPLGSSPLYSRGLVSLRRAEEEETVYWLSMGRTFHKVCLKDKIITVTRYLPKYPYESAQIQYSYSLCPPHSDAQFVSCWVEFGHERLEEYKWNYLDQYICSAGSEDFSLIDSLKFWRTRFLLLPAGGARRVADGEGHWDVYGEGASTGMSGSGEVLLDGFIRFLEGLNRIRRRHRSDRIIRQKGTPMKGLQVTSPLPQYPPEPVAPPQGKKGTSALSALLEMEQNQKLQQQQQQQQVKPSAVISDLSSVATAPSYVDSPRKLPAEASEAADKGVQGGVTAGAAAQSAGETAASSSTDASGQSAAGALSLSSSSTLMEILEAIKHPTTGVQLLPEQKGLPLNCFISAEVVHWLVNNVEGVATQGMAVDVMQKMLDEGLVTHASGDAMRTFVYGFYFYRIAGEKDVPSSQLPPSATGGWSTAALEDFALFQRKWFEVAFVVEERRPCDLPAFLLPWLPSRPASYASRHSSFSRSFGGRSQAAALLAATVPEQKTVTLDVDVNNRSDRTEWCSCYYHGNFSLNAAFEIKLHWMAVTAAVLFEMVQGWHRKAASCGFLLVPVLEVPFALTSYLYGDPLRAQLFIPLNIHCLLKNSSDNLFEGFEPETYWDRMQLFQEAILYRFGFVHDKFSASSFNFPSDNKPQYIHVTGTVFLQLPYSKRKYSGQRRRRNSTTSNSQGPFGGEERAGYYWAYNTMLTKAWRTGVLGDERLADRLLRDFSDFCSNKDNRLLNFWDSCQEKMNASAP; via the exons AGCTCAGGCCAGTGAACTCTGGGTGAAGGGAGAGAAAGTGACGTGTGGTTACATCAGTGAAGACACCAGG GTGGTGTTCAGATCCACATCTGCAATGGTGTACATCTTCATCCAAATGAGCTGTGAGATGTGGGACTTTGACATCTATG GTGACCTCTACTTTGAGAAGGCTGTGAATGGTTTCCTGTCAGATCTTTTTGCCAAATGGAAG GAGAAGAACTGCAGTCATGAAGTGACAGTGGTACTCTTCTCACGTACGTTCTACAGCGCTAAAACATTAG aCGAATTTCCCGAAATTCTCAGAGCGTCCATCAGACAGGACCACGAAGGACGTTTTTATGAAGACTTCTACAG GGTGGTGGCTCAGAATGAGAGACGAGATGAGTGGACATCATTACTGATCACCATCAAGAAGCTCTTCATCCAGTATCCTGTCCTGGTGCGGCTGAAAGAAGCAG ATGGTTTTCCTATCGGTTATAACTCCACTTCTGCTCAAGGAAACTACCTGGAGGCTATTAACCTTTCTTTCAATG TGTTCGACAAGCACTACATCAACCGTAACTTTGACCGCACTGGCCAAATGTCAGTAGTCATCACACCCGGGGTGGGAGTGTTCGAAGTGGACCGTCTGCTTATGATTCTCACTAAACAGCGTATGATTGATAACG GTATTGGTGTAGACTTGGTGTGTATGGGAGAGCAGCCATTGCACGCAGTACCATTATTCAAG CTCCACAATAGGACGACACCCGGAGATTCTCGCGTGGGAGACGACTACAACCTCCCTCACTGGATCAACCACAG CTTCTACACTTCCAAAAGTCAAAACTCTTTCAGTTCCTTCACCCCTCGAATCAAACTGGCTGGCCGTAAG cttcaaGCTGAAAAATTCAAGAGCAGCAAAGACCACA GTCTCTGTTCACCAAAGGACTCAGACAACAGCCTGCCGATACAAGTGGACTACGATGCCTACGATGCTCAGGTGTTCAGGCTTCCCGGTCCCTCAAGAATTCAGAGAAGCACCAACTTCAG GATGGTTCGAGACAAAGAGACAAGCGGGAGAAAAAGCTGGGGCTCGGTGGACGTCAGCACAGGCATTGGTGCGTCCCCTCCTGTTCGCTCCGGAGCTCCTGATGAGCAGCGTAGCCTGGCCTCTGATGATAGTCTGGGCCCCGTGTCCAACATGCTGCTGATACCCAGGATGCCCACTGCCCAATATGAAGTCAGCAGTTCTCTGGGATACACGAGCACCAGAG AGCTGTTGGAGAAGATGATGGACTCTCAGCGGGACTCCAGCGCCCCAGGAAGGTTCACGGTGGGAAGCGCTGAGTCAACCCTGCACATCCGGCCAGGAGGTTACACCCCTCAGAGAGCACTCATAAACCCCTTCACTCCATCCAGGATGCCCATGAAGCTCACCTCAAACCGCCGGCGCTGGATGCACACCTTCCCTGTCG GTCCTTCTGGAGAGGCTATTCAAATCCATCACCAGACCAGACAGAACATGGCTGAACTGCAGGGCAGCCAGCAGAGAGACCCTGCCCACACCTCCGCCGAGCTGCTGGAGCTGGCCTATCATGAAGCCACCGGAAG GCGAACAACCTCACGGCAAATGGCAGAGAATGGCCTTTACATTGGtggtggagggatggaagagTTCACTGGAAGTCCGAGGAGCAACAATAGTG GAACTCTGACCCACCGCGGCTCCTCATTCGAAGACGTCTCCGTCGGTGGCGCCGATCCAA TGCCCAGCTTCTGCTGCACAGTTGGGGTGGACTGGAAGTCCCTGACCACACCAGCCTGCCTGCCCCTCACCACCGACTACTTCCCCGACCGGCAGACGCTACAGAACGACTACACCGAAGGCTGCTACGACCTGCTGCCACACAGCGACCTGGAGAG gCGTGAAGATGAAGGTCCAGTGATGAATGCCACTCAGGTGTTTGAGGAGTTTATCTGTCAGAGGTTGATGCAGGGCTACCAGATCATCGTCCAGCCAAATAACAGGAAACCACAACCGGCTGTGGCCACACCACTGGGCAGCAGCCCTCTTTACTCCAGAG GTCTGGTGTCTCTTCGtcgagcagaggaagaggagacagttTACTGGCTCAGTATGGGCCGCACCTTCCATAAAGTTTGCCTTAAAGACAAGATCATCACTGTTACTCGCTACCTGCCAAA gTACCCGTATGAGTCGGCTCAGATCCAGTACAGCTACAGTCTGTGTCCTCCACATTCTGATGCTCAGTTTGTCTCTTGCTGGGTGGAGTTTGGCCACGAGAGACTGGAGGAATACAAGTGGAACTACCTGGACCAGTACATCTGCTCTGCTGGCTCTGAGGActtcag TTTGATCGACTCTCTGAAGTTCTGGAGGACTCGTTTCCTCTTGCTGCCGGCTGGAGGGGCTCGGCGTGTGGCGGATGGGGAGGGGCACTGGGATGTTTACGGAGAGGGAGCAAGCACTGGAATGAGTGGCAGCGGAGAGGTGCTGCTGGATGGCTTCATCCGCTTCCTGGAGGGCCTGAACCGCATACGACGGAGGCATCGCTCCGACAGGATCATCAGA CAGAAGGGCACACCGATGAAAGGACTGCAGGTCACCAGTCCTCTCCCTCAGTATCCTCCAGAGCCTGTAGCGCCCCCGCAAGGCAAGAAAGGCACCTCAGCTTTATCAGCCCTGCTGGAGATGGAGCAGAACCAGAAGTTA cagcagcagcagcagcagcagcaggtgaagcCCTCAGCAGTCATCAGCGACCTGTCAAGTGTTGCCACGGCTCCGTCATACGTAGACAGTCCACGCAAG CTGCCTGCTGAAGCCAGTGAGGCTGCAGATAAAGGAGTCCAGGGAGGAGTgacagctggagcagcagcacagtctgcaggagagactgcagccagcagcagcacagacgCCAG tggtcagtctgcagcaggagctctttctctgtcctcttcctcaACACTGATGGAGATCTTGGAGGCCATCAAACATCCCAC GACAGGTGTACAGCTGCTTCCAGAGCAGAAGGGTCTGCCTCTCAACTGCTTCATCAGCGCTGAGGTCGTTCACTGGCTGGTCAACAACGTGGAAGGCGTGGCCACACAGGGCATGGCTGTGGATGTCATGCAG aAGATGCTGGATGAAGGTTTGGTGACCCATGCCTCCGGTGACGCCATGCGCACCTTCGTCTACGGGTTCTACTTCTACAGGATagcaggagagaaggatg tccCCTCCTCACAGCTCCCCCCCTCTGCTACCGGTGGCTGGTCAACCGCAGCTCTGGAGGACTTCGCCCTGTTCCAGAGGAAGTGGTTCGAGGTGGCCTTCGTGGTGGAGGAGAGGCGACCCTGCGACCTCCCGGCCTTCCTCCTGCCCTGGCTGCCCAGCCGGCCGGCCTCCTACGCAAGTAGGCACAGCTCCTTCAGCCGCAGCTTTGGAGGACGCAGCCAGGCCGCCGCACTGCTAG CTGCTACAGTCCCCGAGCAGAAGACGGTCACTCTGGACGTGGACGTGAACAACCGCAGCGACCGGACCGAGTGGTGCAGCTGTTATTACCATGGCAACTTCTCCCTCAACGCCGCCTTCGAGATCAAGCTGCACTGGATGGCCGTCACTGCTGCGGTGCTCTTTGAGATG GTTCAAGGCTGGCACAGGAAAGCAGCATCCTGCGGCTTCCTGTTGGTCCCCGTGCTGGAGGTTCCCTTCGCACTGACGTCTTACCTGTACGGAGATCCTCTTAGAGCCCAACTCTTCATCCCTCTGAACATCCACTGCCTGCTGAAGAACAGCAGTGACAACCTGTTTGAAG GTTTTGAACCAGAGACGTACTGGGACAGGATGCAGCTATTTCAAGAAGCCATACTCTACAG ATTTGGCTTTGTGCACGACAagttttctgcttcttcttttaattTCCCCTCTGATAATAAACCTCAGTACATCCACGTTACAG GCACCGTCTTCCTGCAGCTGCCGTACTCCAAGAGGAAATACAGCGGGCAGCGACGGCGGAGGAACTCCACCACCTCCAACAGCCAGGGGCCAtttggaggggaggagagggccGGATACTACTGGGCCTACAACACCATGCTGACCAAAGCGTGGAGGACGGGCGTGCTGGGAGACGAGAGGCTGGCCGACCGCCTGCTCAGAGACTTCAGCGACTTCTGCTCCAACAAGGACAACAGACTGCTGAACTTTTGGGACAGCTGTCAGGAGAAGATGAACGCTAGCGCCCCCTAA